The Pongo abelii isolate AG06213 chromosome 20, NHGRI_mPonAbe1-v2.0_pri, whole genome shotgun sequence genome window below encodes:
- the LOC129051976 gene encoding galectin-10-like, producing the protein MPHRRPVSLSIGSCMTIRGTPILPFINDPELRVEFYTGMNENSDIAFHFLVHFGHCLVIDSHVCGAWKCEGRCRNVFFKDGRQFDLSILVLDNEYQSTLCLHCYPQLFSKI; encoded by the exons ATGCCACACAGAAGGCCTGTGTCCTTGTCCATTGGTTCTTGCATGACAATCAGAGGGACACCAATCCTCCCTTTCAT CAATGACCCAGAGCTGCGGGTGGAATTCTACACTGGGATGAATGAGAACTCAGACATTGCCTTCCATTTCTTAGTGCACTTTGGCCATTGTTTGGTCATTGACAGCCACGTGTGTGGGGCCTGGAAGTGTGAGGGGAGATGCCGCAATGTGTTCTTCAAGGACGGCAGACAATTTGATCTAAGCATCTTGGTGCTAGACAATGAATACCAG AGCACCCTCTGCTTGCACTGCTATCCTCAGCTCTTTTCCAAAATCTGA